A section of the Phycodurus eques isolate BA_2022a chromosome 4, UOR_Pequ_1.1, whole genome shotgun sequence genome encodes:
- the LOC133401356 gene encoding apolipoprotein A-IV-like isoform X2: protein MRIFVLLALAVISGCNANLFHADAPKPPMEALTDAFWDYIAKASKTADDTLEIVMKSQFGAEVNAHLAETADVASRYASTLKEKLPSAAHGLMAKISAEADVLMNVVSQDLSSVGKKLEQYSNTLKSQIQERVEQLKRELNAYADNVDSDALKATIVQSSQELMAGLQLSIMDLESKLGPYTADLKRHVDEHLMAFQRNIGPMTYRFQDELSFRSREVQRLVAPYAEDLKERLDHFTTDLQQQLRAQYKSLVN, encoded by the exons ATGAGGATCTTTGTTTTGCTCGCGTTGGCTGTGATTTCTG GCTGCAATGCCAACCTCTTCCACGCCGACGCCCCCAAGCCTCCGATGGAGGCACTGACCGACGCCTTCTGGGACTACATCGCCAAGGCCAGCAAGACTGCCGACGACACCCTGGAGATAGTGATGAAGTCGCAGTTTGGAGCAGAAGTCAA CGCTCACTTGGCCGAGACCGCCGATGTGGCCAGCAGGTACGCCAGCACCCTGAAGGAAAAACTCCCCTCGGCCGCCCACGGCCTGATGGCCAAGATCAGCGCCGAGGCCGACGTCTTGATGAACGTGGTGAGCCAGGACCTGAGCTCAGTCGGCAAAAAGCTTGAGCAGTACTCCAACACCTTGAAGTCCCAGATCCAGGAGAGGGTGGAGCAGCTGAAGCGGGAGCTGAACGCTTACGCTGACAACGTAGATTCAGACGCCCTGAAAGCCACTATCGTGCAGAGCAGCCAGGAGCTGATGGCCGGCCTGCAGCTCAGCATCATGGATCTGGAGAGCAAGCTGGGCCCCTACACGGCAGACTTAAAGAGACACGTTGACGAGCACCTGATGGCCTTCCAACGCAACATCGGCCCCATGACCTACAGGTTCCAGGATGAGCTGAGCTTCAGGAGCAGAGAGGTGCAACGCCTGGTGGCGCCCTATGCAGAAGACCTGAAGGAGAGGTTGGACCATTTTACAACGGACCTCCAGCAACAGCTCAGGGCCCAGTACAAGTCCTTGGTCAACTAA
- the LOC133401356 gene encoding apolipoprotein A-IV-like isoform X1, translating to MFVFPAVMRIFVLLALAVISGCNANLFHADAPKPPMEALTDAFWDYIAKASKTADDTLEIVMKSQFGAEVNAHLAETADVASRYASTLKEKLPSAAHGLMAKISAEADVLMNVVSQDLSSVGKKLEQYSNTLKSQIQERVEQLKRELNAYADNVDSDALKATIVQSSQELMAGLQLSIMDLESKLGPYTADLKRHVDEHLMAFQRNIGPMTYRFQDELSFRSREVQRLVAPYAEDLKERLDHFTTDLQQQLRAQYKSLVN from the exons atgtttgtttttccagcagTCATGAGGATCTTTGTTTTGCTCGCGTTGGCTGTGATTTCTG GCTGCAATGCCAACCTCTTCCACGCCGACGCCCCCAAGCCTCCGATGGAGGCACTGACCGACGCCTTCTGGGACTACATCGCCAAGGCCAGCAAGACTGCCGACGACACCCTGGAGATAGTGATGAAGTCGCAGTTTGGAGCAGAAGTCAA CGCTCACTTGGCCGAGACCGCCGATGTGGCCAGCAGGTACGCCAGCACCCTGAAGGAAAAACTCCCCTCGGCCGCCCACGGCCTGATGGCCAAGATCAGCGCCGAGGCCGACGTCTTGATGAACGTGGTGAGCCAGGACCTGAGCTCAGTCGGCAAAAAGCTTGAGCAGTACTCCAACACCTTGAAGTCCCAGATCCAGGAGAGGGTGGAGCAGCTGAAGCGGGAGCTGAACGCTTACGCTGACAACGTAGATTCAGACGCCCTGAAAGCCACTATCGTGCAGAGCAGCCAGGAGCTGATGGCCGGCCTGCAGCTCAGCATCATGGATCTGGAGAGCAAGCTGGGCCCCTACACGGCAGACTTAAAGAGACACGTTGACGAGCACCTGATGGCCTTCCAACGCAACATCGGCCCCATGACCTACAGGTTCCAGGATGAGCTGAGCTTCAGGAGCAGAGAGGTGCAACGCCTGGTGGCGCCCTATGCAGAAGACCTGAAGGAGAGGTTGGACCATTTTACAACGGACCTCCAGCAACAGCTCAGGGCCCAGTACAAGTCCTTGGTCAACTAA